In the genome of Geotrypetes seraphini chromosome 16, aGeoSer1.1, whole genome shotgun sequence, one region contains:
- the LOC117350496 gene encoding olfactory receptor 1509-like, with protein MAVTNETRVTEFIFLGLSSNPDLQIIFFVLFLVMYLGTITGNLLIIMTIYVDSQLHSPMYFFLCNLSFIDLSFSTVTVPRALVLFLLLKNTISFRDCMTQLVFLHLIAGAESIHLVLMAYDRYVAICKPLHYTKIMNIRVCVLLVVSSWVGGVIHAFAQSLPIIQLPFCGPNEINHFFCEGLNLYLLACTGTFISEIVNMANSGTLALGCFLVLVISYGYIISTILKIDSAEGRWKAFSTCATHLLVVSLFFGPIVFVYLRPSVTFVVDKPLAVFYTTVTPWLNPIIYTLRNEKARIAMKKLIFIHVKKNIF; from the coding sequence ATGGCAGTCACCAATGAAACCAGAGTCACGGAATTCATCTTCCTAGGACTTTCTAGCAATCCAGACCTACAGATAATATTCTTTGTACTCTTTCTAGTGATGTACTTGGGTACCATAACTGGGAATCTTCTCATTATAATGACCATATATGTGGACTCTCAACTGCACTCTCCCATGTATTTCTTCCTCTGCAACTTGTCTTTCATAGATTTGAGCTTTTCCACAGTCACTGTCCCCAGGGCCCTGGTTCTCTTTCTCTTGCTGAAAAACACCATCTCTTTCAGAGACTGTATGACTCAGTTGGTTTTTTTACACTTAATTGCAGGTGCAGAAAGCATTCACCTAGTCCTGATGGCTTATGACCGCTATGTTGCCATCTGCAAGCCTTTGCATTATACCAAAATAATGAACATACGAGTCTGTGTGCTGCTGGTGGTATCATCGTGGGTAGGAGGTGTCATTCATGCATTTGCACAGTCTCTTCCAATCATTCAGCTGCCCTTTTGTGGTCCAAATGAGATAAATCATTTCTTTTGTGAAGGCCTTAACTTATATTTGTTGGCGTGCACTGGTACCTTTATCAGTGAAATTGTGAATATGGCCAACAGTGGGACCTTAGCTCTTGGTTGTTTCTTAGTCTTGGTCATATCTTATGGATACATCATCTCCACTATCTTAAAAATTGATTCAGCTGAGGGAAGGTGGAAAGCTTTCTCTACCTGTGCCACCCACCTCCTGGTGGTCAGTTTGTTTTTTGGCCCCATTGTTTTCGTCTACTTGAGACCTTCGGTGACATTTGTAGTTGATAAACCACTTGCAGTTTTCTATACCACTGTGACCCCTTGGTTAAACCCCATAATTTATACTCTCAGAAACGAGAAGGCAAGAATAGCCATGAAGAAGCTGATCTTTATTCAtgtaaagaaaaatattttttga
- the LOC117350497 gene encoding olfactory receptor 1509-like: protein MAVTNETRVTEFIFLGLSSNPDLQIIFFVLFLVMYLGAITGNLLIMMTIYMDSQLHTPMYFFLCNLSFLDLSFSTVTVPRALVLFLLLKNTISFRDCMTQLFFLHLIAGAEGIHLVLMAYDRYVAICKPLHYTKIMNRRFCLLLMISSWAGGVIHAFAQSLPIIRLPFCGPNEINHFFCEGLNLYLLACTGTFISEIVDMANSGTLAVSCFVVLVISYGYIITTILKMDSVEGRWKAFSTCASHLLVVSLFFGPIVFIYLRPSVTFVVDKPVAVFYTTVTPWLNPIIYTLRNEKARKAMMKLISIHVNKYIS, encoded by the coding sequence ATGGCAGTCACCAATGAAACCAGAGTCACAGAATTCATTTTCCTAGGACTTTCGAGCAATCCAGATCTACAGATAATATTCTTTGTACTCTTTCTAGTGATGTACCTAGGAGCCATAACTGGGAATCTTCTCATTATGATGACCATATATATGGACTCTCAACTGCACACCCCCATGTATTTCTTCCTCTGCAACTTGTCTTTCTTAGATTTGAGCTTTTCCACAGTCACTGTCCCCAGGGCCCTGGTTCTCTTTCTCTTGCTGAAAAACACCATCTCTTTCAGAGACTGCATGACTCAGTTGTTTTTCTTGCATTTGATTGCAGGTGCTGAAGGCATTCACCTGGTCCTGATGGCTTATGACCGCTATGTTGCCATCTGCAAGCCTTTGCATTATACCAAAATAATGAACAGACGATTCTGTCTGTTGCTTATGATTTCATCATGGGCAGGAGGTGTCATTCATGCATTTGCGCAGTCACTTCCAATCATTCGGCTGCCCTTTTGTGGTCCGAATGAGATAAACCATTTTTTTTGTGAAGGCCTTAACTTATATTTGTTGGCGTGCACTGGTACCTTTATCAGTGAAATTGTGGATATGGCAAACAGCGGAACCTTAGCAGTCAGCTGTTTCGTAGTTCTGGTCATATCTTATGGATACATCATCACCACTATCTTAAAAATGGACTCAGTAGAGGGAAGGTGGAAAGCTTTCTCTACTTGTGCCTCCCACCTTCTGGTGGTCAGTTTGTTCTTTGGACCCATTGTTTTCATCTATTTGAGACCTTCGGTGACATTTGTAGTTGATAAACCAGTTGCTGTTTTTTACACCACTGTGACCCCCTGGTTAAACCCCATTATTTATACTCTCAGAAACGAGAAGGCAAGAAAAGCCATGATGAAGCTGATTTCTATTCatgtaaataaatatatttcttgA